One window from the genome of Saimiri boliviensis isolate mSaiBol1 chromosome 2, mSaiBol1.pri, whole genome shotgun sequence encodes:
- the AQP7 gene encoding aquaporin-7 isoform X4, whose translation MIHASKHRRSTRSSKMVSWSGITRTQQILQKKLVREFLAEFMSTYVMMVFGLGSVAHMVLSKTHGSYLAVNLAFGFGVTMGVHVAGNISGAHMNAAVTFANCALGRLPWRKFPVYVLGQCLGSFLAAATIYALFYTAILHFSGGQLMVTGPVATAGIFATYLPDYMTLWWGFLNEVWLTGMLQLCLFAITDQENNPALPGTQALVIGILVVTIGMSLGMNTGYAINPSRDLPPRIFTFIAGWGKQVFSANSHYPHPDRFCSFLAELLASK comes from the exons ATGATTCACGCATCCAAGCACAGGCG GTCCACCCGCAGCTCCAAAATGGTCTCCTGGTCTGGGATAACAAGGACACAGCAAATACTGCAGAAGAAGTTGGTGCGAGAGTTCCTGGCCGAGTTCATGAGCACATATGTCATGATG GTGTTTGGCCTTGGTTCCGTGGCCCATATGGTTCTAAGTAAAACACATGGGAGCTACCTTGCTGTCAACTTGGCTTTTGGCTTCGGTGTCACCATGGGAGTGCATGTGGCAGGCAACATCTCTG GGGCCCACATGAATGCAGCTGTGACCTTCGCTAACTGCGCACTGGGCCGCCTGCCCTGGAGGAAGTTTCCGGTCTACGTGCTGGGTCAGTGCCTCGGCTCCTTCCTGGCGGCTGCCACCATCTACGCCCTCTTCTACA CGGCCATTCTACACTTTTCGGGTGGACAGCTGATGGTGACCGGACCCGTAGCGACGGCTGGCATTTTTGCCACCTACCTTCCTGATTACATGACATTGTGGTGGGGCTTCCTGAATGAG GTGTGGCTGACTGGGATGCTCCAGCTGTGTCTCTTCGCCATCACGGACCAGGAGAACAACCCAGCACTGCCGGGCACACAGGCGCTGGTGATAGGCATACTTGTGGTCACCATCGGGATGTCCCTTGGCATGAACACAGGATATGCCATCAACCCATCCCGGGACCTGCCCCCCCGTATCTTCACCTTCATTGCCGGCTGGGGCAAACAGGTCTTCAG TGCCAACTCACATTACCCTCACCCGGATCGCTTCTGCAGCTTCTTGGCCGAGCTTCTTGCCTCAAAGTAG
- the AQP7 gene encoding aquaporin-7 isoform X1 has translation MIHASKHRRSTRSSKMVSWSGITRTQQILQKKLVREFLAEFMSTYVMMVFGLGSVAHMVLSKTHGSYLAVNLAFGFGVTMGVHVAGNISGAHMNAAVTFANCALGRLPWRKFPVYVLGQCLGSFLAAATIYALFYTAILHFSGGQLMVTGPVATAGIFATYLPDYMTLWWGFLNEVWLTGMLQLCLFAITDQENNPALPGTQALVIGILVVTIGMSLGMNTGYAINPSRDLPPRIFTFIAGWGKQVFSDGENWWWVPVVAPPLGAYLGGIIYVVFIGSTIPREPPKVEDSVAYEDHRITVLSKMEPHASMASPLTPVSVSPDNRPAVRLAPTLQESMAQEHF, from the exons ATGATTCACGCATCCAAGCACAGGCG GTCCACCCGCAGCTCCAAAATGGTCTCCTGGTCTGGGATAACAAGGACACAGCAAATACTGCAGAAGAAGTTGGTGCGAGAGTTCCTGGCCGAGTTCATGAGCACATATGTCATGATG GTGTTTGGCCTTGGTTCCGTGGCCCATATGGTTCTAAGTAAAACACATGGGAGCTACCTTGCTGTCAACTTGGCTTTTGGCTTCGGTGTCACCATGGGAGTGCATGTGGCAGGCAACATCTCTG GGGCCCACATGAATGCAGCTGTGACCTTCGCTAACTGCGCACTGGGCCGCCTGCCCTGGAGGAAGTTTCCGGTCTACGTGCTGGGTCAGTGCCTCGGCTCCTTCCTGGCGGCTGCCACCATCTACGCCCTCTTCTACA CGGCCATTCTACACTTTTCGGGTGGACAGCTGATGGTGACCGGACCCGTAGCGACGGCTGGCATTTTTGCCACCTACCTTCCTGATTACATGACATTGTGGTGGGGCTTCCTGAATGAG GTGTGGCTGACTGGGATGCTCCAGCTGTGTCTCTTCGCCATCACGGACCAGGAGAACAACCCAGCACTGCCGGGCACACAGGCGCTGGTGATAGGCATACTTGTGGTCACCATCGGGATGTCCCTTGGCATGAACACAGGATATGCCATCAACCCATCCCGGGACCTGCCCCCCCGTATCTTCACCTTCATTGCCGGCTGGGGCAAACAGGTCTTCAG CGATGGGGAGaactggtggtgggtgccagtgGTGGCGCCACCTCTGGGTGCCTATCTAGGTGGCATCATCTATGTGGTCTTCATTGGCTCCACCATCCCACGGGAGCCCCCAAAAGTGGAGGACTCTGTGGCGTATGAAGATCACAGGATAACCGTATTATCCAAGATGGAACCTCATGCATCCATGGCCTCTCCCCTCACCCCTGTCTCCGTGAGCCCTGACAACAGACCTGCAGTCCGCCTGGCCCCCACCTTACAGGAATCCATGGCCCAAGAACACTTCTAA
- the AQP7 gene encoding aquaporin-7 isoform X2, with the protein MGSGCCLRSTRSSKMVSWSGITRTQQILQKKLVREFLAEFMSTYVMMVFGLGSVAHMVLSKTHGSYLAVNLAFGFGVTMGVHVAGNISGAHMNAAVTFANCALGRLPWRKFPVYVLGQCLGSFLAAATIYALFYTAILHFSGGQLMVTGPVATAGIFATYLPDYMTLWWGFLNEVWLTGMLQLCLFAITDQENNPALPGTQALVIGILVVTIGMSLGMNTGYAINPSRDLPPRIFTFIAGWGKQVFSDGENWWWVPVVAPPLGAYLGGIIYVVFIGSTIPREPPKVEDSVAYEDHRITVLSKMEPHASMASPLTPVSVSPDNRPAVRLAPTLQESMAQEHF; encoded by the exons ATGGGCTCGGGCTGCTGTCTCAGGTCCACCCGCAGCTCCAAAATGGTCTCCTGGTCTGGGATAACAAGGACACAGCAAATACTGCAGAAGAAGTTGGTGCGAGAGTTCCTGGCCGAGTTCATGAGCACATATGTCATGATG GTGTTTGGCCTTGGTTCCGTGGCCCATATGGTTCTAAGTAAAACACATGGGAGCTACCTTGCTGTCAACTTGGCTTTTGGCTTCGGTGTCACCATGGGAGTGCATGTGGCAGGCAACATCTCTG GGGCCCACATGAATGCAGCTGTGACCTTCGCTAACTGCGCACTGGGCCGCCTGCCCTGGAGGAAGTTTCCGGTCTACGTGCTGGGTCAGTGCCTCGGCTCCTTCCTGGCGGCTGCCACCATCTACGCCCTCTTCTACA CGGCCATTCTACACTTTTCGGGTGGACAGCTGATGGTGACCGGACCCGTAGCGACGGCTGGCATTTTTGCCACCTACCTTCCTGATTACATGACATTGTGGTGGGGCTTCCTGAATGAG GTGTGGCTGACTGGGATGCTCCAGCTGTGTCTCTTCGCCATCACGGACCAGGAGAACAACCCAGCACTGCCGGGCACACAGGCGCTGGTGATAGGCATACTTGTGGTCACCATCGGGATGTCCCTTGGCATGAACACAGGATATGCCATCAACCCATCCCGGGACCTGCCCCCCCGTATCTTCACCTTCATTGCCGGCTGGGGCAAACAGGTCTTCAG CGATGGGGAGaactggtggtgggtgccagtgGTGGCGCCACCTCTGGGTGCCTATCTAGGTGGCATCATCTATGTGGTCTTCATTGGCTCCACCATCCCACGGGAGCCCCCAAAAGTGGAGGACTCTGTGGCGTATGAAGATCACAGGATAACCGTATTATCCAAGATGGAACCTCATGCATCCATGGCCTCTCCCCTCACCCCTGTCTCCGTGAGCCCTGACAACAGACCTGCAGTCCGCCTGGCCCCCACCTTACAGGAATCCATGGCCCAAGAACACTTCTAA
- the AQP7 gene encoding aquaporin-7 isoform X3, with product MVLSKTHGSYLAVNLAFGFGVTMGVHVAGNISGAHMNAAVTFANCALGRLPWRKFPVYVLGQCLGSFLAAATIYALFYTAILHFSGGQLMVTGPVATAGIFATYLPDYMTLWWGFLNEVWLTGMLQLCLFAITDQENNPALPGTQALVIGILVVTIGMSLGMNTGYAINPSRDLPPRIFTFIAGWGKQVFSDGENWWWVPVVAPPLGAYLGGIIYVVFIGSTIPREPPKVEDSVAYEDHRITVLSKMEPHASMASPLTPVSVSPDNRPAVRLAPTLQESMAQEHF from the exons ATGGTTCTAAGTAAAACACATGGGAGCTACCTTGCTGTCAACTTGGCTTTTGGCTTCGGTGTCACCATGGGAGTGCATGTGGCAGGCAACATCTCTG GGGCCCACATGAATGCAGCTGTGACCTTCGCTAACTGCGCACTGGGCCGCCTGCCCTGGAGGAAGTTTCCGGTCTACGTGCTGGGTCAGTGCCTCGGCTCCTTCCTGGCGGCTGCCACCATCTACGCCCTCTTCTACA CGGCCATTCTACACTTTTCGGGTGGACAGCTGATGGTGACCGGACCCGTAGCGACGGCTGGCATTTTTGCCACCTACCTTCCTGATTACATGACATTGTGGTGGGGCTTCCTGAATGAG GTGTGGCTGACTGGGATGCTCCAGCTGTGTCTCTTCGCCATCACGGACCAGGAGAACAACCCAGCACTGCCGGGCACACAGGCGCTGGTGATAGGCATACTTGTGGTCACCATCGGGATGTCCCTTGGCATGAACACAGGATATGCCATCAACCCATCCCGGGACCTGCCCCCCCGTATCTTCACCTTCATTGCCGGCTGGGGCAAACAGGTCTTCAG CGATGGGGAGaactggtggtgggtgccagtgGTGGCGCCACCTCTGGGTGCCTATCTAGGTGGCATCATCTATGTGGTCTTCATTGGCTCCACCATCCCACGGGAGCCCCCAAAAGTGGAGGACTCTGTGGCGTATGAAGATCACAGGATAACCGTATTATCCAAGATGGAACCTCATGCATCCATGGCCTCTCCCCTCACCCCTGTCTCCGTGAGCCCTGACAACAGACCTGCAGTCCGCCTGGCCCCCACCTTACAGGAATCCATGGCCCAAGAACACTTCTAA